CGGCAAGGAGCACGCCATCTCGCTCGGTCAGTACGGCAAGTTCTCCGGCCACCTGATCGAAGGAGGCCTGGGCGGCTCCGCCCGGATCGTCAACCCGCCGGGGGCGGACCCTCTGCACAAGGAGTACGAGCAGGGGACGACCACGCAGATCGTCTACAACGACGCGGGCAAGAACTGGAGCTTCGAGAACTCCAACTACATGTTCGGCACGTTCCAGATCGACAGCGAGATGTACGAGAAGTACACCGCCGGTCTGGCGCAGAAGATGGCGCAGAAGAAGAACTGAGGCGCCGGGCCACTCTCCGACATCCGGGCCGGGCGGCGCCCTCGCGGCGCCGCCCGGCCCTTCTTTTCAGTCCCCGGCTCTCAGGCGCCGTCCACGGGAGCGCGCGGCTCGAGGGCGCGCCACAGGTACCAGGAGGCCACCGTCCGGTGAGGCCGCCAGCGCTCGCCACGGCGCAGCACCTGCCGCGGCGTCGGCAGCGCGCGGGTGCCGAAGGCGAGGCGGAACCCCTTGCGGATGCCGTAGTCGGCGGCGGGGAGGACGTCCGGACGTCCGAGCCTGAAGATGAGGAGCATCTCGACGGTCCAGCGTCCGACGCCGCGCACCCGGGTGAGGCGGTCGACGATCTCGTCTTCGTGCATGCGCCGCAATTCGCGCAGCGGCGGGACAGTGCCGTCCTTGGTCCTCGCGGCCAGATCCTTGAGGGCCGCGACCTTGGCGCGCGACAGTCCGGCTCCGCGCAGCGCTTCGTCCGTCTGCCCCAGCACGTCGTCGGGCGACGGGAAGCGGCGCGGCCGGAACAGCGCAACAAACCGGCCGTGAATCGTCGCGGCGGCGCGGCCGGTGAGCTGCTGGTACACGATCGCCTCCGCGAGGCTGGCGAAGGGGCTCTGGATCGCGTCCAGCTCCAGACGGCAGGGGCCCACTCTCCTGATGAGACGGGCGAGCGGCGGGTCGGCGCGCGCGAGCACACGCACCGCCGCACGGGTGTCGAGGCCGGGGGGTCGTTTCCTGGTCATCAGAGCGATGATACCGCGACGGTGATAAAGTGTCGCGTCCCGCGTAGACCGAAGGGACGGAGGACGTCCTGCGAACCCTGATCCTGGCTGCGGTGCTTGCCCTGACGCCCGGTCCCATCCTGGCGCACACCGGCTCGGTGCCCGCCACGACCACGCCACCGCAGGAAAAGAAAGGACCGGAGTTCAAGCTCGAGAAGCTGTCGGACCGGGCCTACTGCCTGTACGGGCGGGGGGGAAACGTCGGCTTTCTGGTGACGGACGCCGGGATCGTGGTCGTGGACGATCAGTATGAGGAGGTGGCGCAGGGTGTCGTCGATCAGATCCGCTCGGTGAGCGAGCGGCCGATCCGGTACCTGGTCAACACCCACTACCACGGCGATCACACCGGGGGCAACCCGGTGTTCGTCAAGTTCGCGGAGATCATCGCGCACGACACCGTCCGTCCTCGGCTTCTGGAGTACCCGGAGACGGTCAAGAAGACATTCCCTGACAAAGTGCGACGGATCCAGGAGGAGATCGATCGCATCAAGGACGCGACCGACCCGTACCGCATCGCCCTCGACAAGGACCTGGGGCTGCTCAATTTCCTCCTGAAGGACGCCCTCGACTACGACCCGGCCAAGGCCGCGCCACCGGGCCTCACCTACGACGGCTCGGTGCGTCTCTGGCTGGGTGGCCAGGAGGTGGACGTCCTGCACGTCGCCCCCGGTCACACGGACGGCGACTCGATGGTCTATTTCGCGGGCCAGAAGGTGCTGCACATGGGTGACCTGTTCTTCAACGGCATGTACCCGTTCATCGACGTCTGGGCCGGCGGCTCGGCGCTCGGCTACGTCAAGAACATCGATCGGATCCTGTCGATCGTCCCGGCCGACACGCGGGTGATCCCGGGCCACGGTCCCGCCACGGACGTGGCCACGCTGAAGAGGTTCCGGGACTTCATGTCGGACCTGATCGCCGCGGTCGAAAAGGCCGCCAAGGGCGGCAAGTCGAAGCCCGAGGCGGTGCGGACCATCACCATGGACCAGTACCCGGAGATCAAGCCGCAGTCCCGTACGCTCGGAAACGAAATTTCGGTCATCTACGACGAGATCGCCCCGGCGCGCTAGTCGCGCCCTCAGGGCAAGACCCTACGACTGAATTGGGGCATCGACCCCATTCCCCGGGACCCCGTCGCGCCCGCATAATCTCGACACGATTGACGCGCGATGTTCGTGCGCCAGGAAGGGGGACTCATGATCAGCATCGTCCTGGCCGACGATCACAAGGTGGTGAGGGAGGGGCTGCGCCTCCTGCTGCAGGGGAATCCCGACTTCTCGGTCGTAGGGGAGGAGTCCGACGGCCTGCGCGTTGTGGATCTGGTCGACCGGCTGAGACCCGACGTCCTGGTGGCGGACCTCATGATGCCGGGGCTGGGAGGCCTGGAAGTGACGCGGAGGGTGACGAAGCGGACTCCGGGGACACGGGTCGTGATCCTGTCGATGCACGATGATTCGGCGTACGTCTGGGAGGGACTGAACAACGGCGCCAGCGCCTACGTCCTCAAGGACGCCGGCGCCGACTGCCTGACGCAGGCCGTGCGCGAGGCGGCCGCGGGGAGGCGGTACATCAGCCCACCCCTCCGCGAGGCGGACCTGCAGGATTACGAGCGCATCAGGGGCGACGCCCCGCGCGATCCCTACGATCGGCTGACCGACCGCGAGCGGGAGGTGCTGCACCTGACCGCCGAGGGGCTCACCGGGCCCCAGATCGCCGCTTCGCTCGGGATCAGCCCGCGCACCGCCGAGACCCACCGCGCCAACATCCTGAAGAAGCTTCAGCTGCGCGGCAAGACGGATCTCGTGCACTTCGCTCTCGGACGCGGTCTCGTCCGCCCGAACGCCCGCCACGCCGGCCGGCCGCAGGCCGGCGTCCCCCCGGCGAAGATGTCGTAGGAGTGTTCAGGACGAGCGCAGGCAGCGATCCAGGGTCTCGAGAACGTCCGGGTCCCACCAGCCCCTGCGCACCTCTTCGCGCATGATCTCCATGCACTTGGAGTGAGGCAACGCGTCGCGATAGGGTCTTCGGGTTGCGAGGGCGTCGTACACATCGACCACGCTGAGAATGCGCACCACCAGGGGAATCTCCTTCCCCTGCAATCCATCCGGGTACCCGGACCCGTCGAGCCGCTCGTGGTGGTGGCGGATGAGCGGGACGACCTTCTCCATGGTGCGCATCGAACGGCAGAGGTCGGATCCGACGACCGGGTGGCTGCGCATCGTGACGAGCTCCTCCGGCGTGAGGGGCCCAGGCTTGTTGAGGACCGCGTCGGAGACCGCGATCTTGCCGAGGTCGTGGAAGATCCCCGCGAGGTAGAGAGACTTGAGATCCCCGTCCGGAACGTTCATCGCCCGGCCCACCAGTGTGCCGTAACGGCCGAGCCGCCGGCAATGGTCGCCCGTGTAGCGGTCCCGGCTCTCGACCACCAGCGCGATGCTCTCCAGGACCCGCGACGCGTGCTCGAACTCATCCGTGAAGTGCTTGAGCGACAGGAGAGAGCGCACGCGGGTCGTGAGCTCGACGACGTTGAAGGGCTTGGTCAGATAATCGTCCGCGCCCAGCTCGACCGCCTTGACCTTGTCGGGAAGCTGGTCGAGCGAGGTGAGCATGACGATCGGGACGAGACGTGTCTTCGGATCCTCTTTCAGCGCCTGACAGACGGCGTATCCGTCGCGCCGCGGCATCACGACGTCGCACAGGATGAGGTCGGGCGCCTCGCGTGCCACCGCCTCGAGAGCCTCCTCGCCGTCGGCCGCCTCCGTGATCCGATACCCGAGGGGCTCGAGGACGTCGCGGACGATTTGCCGGTTCGCTTCCTGATCGTCCACCACGAGGATACGCGCACCCTGCACTGTTCCACCTCCCCCCGCCCCCGTGCCGCCGGAGAATCGCACAGCGGGGCGGCACGACGTGAATGTTCGGGCGCTACAATCGAAAATAGGTGCCGGCCGGGGGGTGTCAAGCAGCCCCGCGACTTCCCGGCGAAAAAGGGGATCACGAAAGTGTGCTCACCGGGCGTGGCAGACACATGAGCGATCGTGGACGGGTCGTCGTCCTGTTCCGCGCCGGCCTCGGCCTGGTCTTCCTGGCCGCCTTCCTGTCGCTCGCGGTGCAGCTGCGCGACCTGGTCGGAACGCGCGGGCTCCTGCCCTGGGTCGAGTTCCTGGCGCGTCTCGGGTCGACCCACGCGGGCCTGCTGGACCGCCTGCTCGCCTTCCCCACCCTCTTCCTCTTCATCCACGGCGACGCGGCGTTCCTGATCGTTCCGCTTCTCGGCGCCCTGATCTCGATTCTCCTGGTTCTCGGGATCGGAGGGCGCGCCGTTCCGTTCGTCCTGTGGTTCCTGTACCTGTCGTGCATCACCGCGGGGCGCGACTTCTTCTATTACCAGTGGGACAACCTTCTCATGGAGACTTCCCTTCTGGCGATCCTCCTCCCGGGACAAGGCACGCTCCTCGACCTCGCCCGCGGACGGCCGCTGCCGGAGCCGCAGCCGATCGCGATCTTCCTCGTGAAGTGGCTCCTGTTCCGGCTGCTGTTCGAGTCGGGGCTGGCGAAGATCGAGGCGGGGAAGGACACCTGGCTGAACCTGACCGCGATGACCTACTACTACGAGACCGCCCCCCTCCCCTCCTGGGGCGGCTGGCTCGTCCAGCAGTTCCCCCTCTGGTTCCATCAACTCTCGGTCTTCTTCACGTTCTTCGTCGAGATGCCGCTGGCGGTCCTGATCTTCCTGCCGCGGCGCTTCCGCCTGCTGTTCTTCGCGATCCACCTTCCCTTCCAGCTGTCCATCGGCCTGACGTCGAACTACGGGTTCTTCAATCTCCTGTCGATCGTGCTGAGCCTCTCCTGTCTCGAGGACCGTGACCTCGATGCGGCGTTCGGGCTCGCGGACAGGTTGCTGCGACCCCGCCGACCCGGCGCAGCGGAGGCGCAGACGGCGGTCGCGGAGAGCGCCGCCCCCCCCGCGGGGGTGCGGCGCGGCATTCTCCTCGCGCGTGTCCCCGGCTGGGCGCTGGCGCTCCTGCTGGTGCCCGCCTCCACCGTCGAGGCGCTCGGCTATTTCGCGCCGTCGATGGTGCAGGGTCAGGGCCTGGCGCGCCTCCGGGGCCTGTATCTCCCGTTCCGGAGCATCAACGTCTATCACCTGTTCCCGGGTATCCTGCGCGAGCGGATCGTCGCCGAGATCGAGGGAACCTCCGACGGCGCGGAGTGGAGGCCGTATCATCTGCGCTACGCGCCGGGCGATCCGCGCGATCCCCCGCCGACGACCTTTCTGCACAACCCGCGCTTCCCGTTCCACTACTCCTTCTGGACGCTCGGACGCGGGCGCCGCGACGAGGAATACATCGGCAACCTGGCGCGGCGGCTGTGCTGCGATCCCGGCGCTCTGGCGCCCCTGTTCAAGGACGATCCGTTTCCCGCCACGGGTCCCCGCGCCCTGCGCATCGTCTACTACCGTTACCGCTTCGGGCGCCGCGCCGACCTGGCTCTCGGGAATTACTGGCTGAGGGAGCAGGTGGGGGGACCGACGCGCCCCTATACCTGCTCGTGCGCGCCGCCTTAGAAGGCGTAGGCGATGCCGATCCCGTAGTACCTGACATCGACCTGGAAGAACTGTCCGTGCGGAGCGTGACCGTTGTAATACTCGAGCAGAAGCTGGGTCGATCGGGCGTCCCCGTAGGGACTCCTGAACAGCAGCCCCGCCTTCGCGCTCCAGTCCCGGTCCCAGCCGGTCTCGCTCCAGGCCTCGACGTCGAGGCCGGCGACGAGGCGCGAGGTATGCCAGTGGACCGGGTTCCCCCGGTACTCGGCCCCCGCCTGCAGCCGGCTCCGCCCGACGTCCGAGGGATCGATCGTCACGATGCGCGTGCCGCCGAAATAGGCCCGCGCCCCCGCCCTCTCGTACGAGCCGAGCACCTCGACCGCCTCGTAGCTCAGATTGATCCGCGGCGCGGGCGGCACAGGCTGCGTGTCCTGGGTCTGCAGCAGGAACTCGTCCCCCAGGTGGGACGACTGGTGGAACAGCCTGAGGCGCGCCGACCAGGGGCCGCTGCGGTAGCTCAGCGGAAAGCCGACGTAGTAATCCGCGTTCAGGAGGTCCATGGACGGTGTGTCGAGGTTGAAGATCGCGAACACCGCGCCGCTGATTCCGAGCTGCCAGCCGTCCCCGGGATGCCCGCGCGGCCAGCGCAAAAGCCCGAAGTTCTCGCCGAATCCGACCGAGGCGATGTCGAACCTTCCGCTCCCGGTGCGCCAGCGCTGCCAGGTCATGTGGAAACGCGGCTGCTTCTGGTCGGCCAGGGGGGGCGTGAACAGATCTCCCGCCGGGAAGCGCACCGTGGCCCGTCCGGGAGGGGGACGGAGCCATTCGATCCAGCTCTTGAAGCGACGCCGATCACGCGTGTCCTCGACCTCCAGGCGGTTGACCACGCGGCGGACCCCCTGGAAGGCGATCACCGCGTCGACAATCCGATCGATCTCCTCCGGTGTCGTGACCGTACCGCTCAGTGTGACGACACCGTTTTCGACCGCGACCAGGAGTCTGTCCCGCCGCAGGTGCAGGACCTGCTCCAGGTAGGAGACGATGTAGCCGCGCAGGAAGACGTCGTCGGCCGGCTCCTCCTGGACCGCGGCCCGGACGGGAAGGAACATGACCAGGAGGGATATCGTCAGCCCCGGAAGAAACGATCGGAGGCGCATGGGCGTGGATCCTACGGCATCTTCTTGACGAACAGGCGATCGCGTCGTAGTTTCCAGCCGTGAAGCCGACCCCGGCAAGGACCAGGCTCCGCCGCGCCTTCCCGGCGATCCTTCTTGCGGTCTCGGCCCTCGCCACGGGGGTGGCCGGTCATGCCGGGGGGCCGGCTCCGGCTGCGTCGCGCGCGGAAAGCGGCGCCGCGCGCCTGCTGCGCCTGCGGGCCCGCATGCGCGCGAAGATCGTCCGCAAGGGCGGGCGCTCCCGTCCGGACCGTGCGGACGGTATGGCGGGCCCCGTCGCGCCGCTCCCCTTTTCGCCCGAGGTGCAGGCGAGCCACGGCGTGGCCGGCACGCAGAGCGAGACCACGGTCGCCGCGTTCGGCAGCCACGTCGTCGTCGGCTTCAACCAGGTCAACGGGAACCGCGGCTCGGGCGTCGCGTATTCCACCGACGGCGGCCAGACGTTCACCGACAGCGGCGGGCTGCCGGTCGGCGGTGCATTGCCGAAGGAGCTCCTGGGCGATCCGTCCGTGACCGTCTGCGGCGACGGCACGTTCTATTACTCCAGCATCTACTTTCCCAACGCGACCGATTCTGCGCTGGCGGTGAACGTCGGGACGTTTTCGGGGGCGACCCTCGCCTGGACCAATCCCAGAGTCGCGATCACGTCCACGAACGACTTCCTGGACAAGCCGTGGCTCACCTGCGATCGCGCCACCAACACCCTGTACCTCGTCTACACGCGCTTCGTGAACGGGAACATCAACCTGTCCGGTCCGCTGCAGATCGAGATCCTCAAGTCGGTCGACGGTGCGTCCACCTGGACCGCCCCGCTCATCCTGGAGGCCAGCCCGACCGAGTCGGTGCAGATCGCCTACCTCGCGATCGGACCCGGAAGCGAGGTCTACGTCCTGTGGGAGCGCGGCCTGGACGACATCACCGCCGCCGTGACGCAGCTGGAGCTCCGCCGGTCGTTCAATTTCGCCGTCAGCTTCGATCCGACGGTCATCGTGCGGGTCATGACCCCCTCGTTCTTCCCCGCCAATGTCGGCTACAACCGCGAGGACGTCATCGAGGAGGGGACCGTGGCGGCCGACACCTCGACCGCGGCGACCCGCGGGAACCTCTACGTCATCTGGGTGGAGCGCGAATCGCCGTCCATGCCGTCCCGGGACGTTTTCCTGTCCCGCTCCACCGACCGCGGGACGATCTGGTCCGCCCCCGTGCGCCTGAACGACGACACCCCGGGCAACGACCAGGTGATGCCGTGGGTGTCGGTCAGCTCCGCGGGTGCCGTCGAGGCCTTCTGGTACGACCACCGCAACTGGGCCGGCATGCACACGGTGGACGTCTACGCCGCCCGCTCCCTCGACGGCGGGCATACATTTGGTCCGAACTTCCGCGTCACGACCTCACCGTCCTCGTGGTTCGCGCCGGCGACCTTCACGCCGAACTTCGGCGACTACATCCAGTGCGCGAGCGAGGGGAACGCCTTCTATCCCTCCTGGGCCGACGCCCGCAACAACGACATCGACGTCTTCGTCGACCACGTCGCGACCGACACGTGCGGCAACGGCGTCCCCGATCCGTTCGAGCAGTGCGACGACGGCAACCTGCTGGACGGCGACTCCTGCTCCGGCGCCTGCGCCGCCACCCCGTGCGGCAACGGCACCCTGGAGGGGAGCGAGCAGTGCGACGACGGTAACCTCAAGAGCGGGGACGGCTGCTCGGAGACCTGCCGGCGGGAAGTGTGCGGCGACGGGATCGTCCAGCCGGGCAACAAGGAGGAGTGCGACGACGGCAACCTGACGTCCCTGGACGGCTGCTCCTCCACCTGCCTGATCGAGATCGACCGGATGGCCTTCATCGCCGACGAGCGCTCCCGCCTGGCGCTCATCAGCACCACCAGCGGCCGCACGATCCAGATCGGCGACCCGGGGTTCCACGAGATCGGGGACCTGGCGTTCTCCTCCGCCGGCCGGCTCTTCGGCGCGACGCAGCACAACGTCAACCTGTCGATCGGGTACAACGGCGTGCTCTTCGACATGGCCCCGCTCGGGCTGCCGGGGCGTGGCTCGCTCATCGGCGCGACGGGCCAGGCCGCGATCACGGCAATCGACTTCCATCCGGCCACCGGCGCGCTGTACGGCATCGGCGTCGATGACGCGGGCGCGAGCCGCCTCCTGACCCTCGATCCGACGACCGGTGCCGTGGTGTCGATCATCGGAGACCTCGGACTGGTCGCCGCCCGCGCCCTGGCGTTCGACGACGCGGGGACGTTGTTCGTGTCCGGCCAGACGACGACGGTGGCACCGCAATCCCTGTTCACGGTTGATCCCGCGACCGCAGCCAAGACGCTCGTCGGCGGGCCGATCTTCTCGAACGTCGCTCTGTCCGGCATGGACTTCAGCCCCGGCGGGACGCTGTACGGCATCGCCCTGCGCGGCACCGGAGCGGACGGGGGCCTCCTGTCGATCAACAGGAACACCGGGACCGGCACGCTGCTGTTCACGACGGGCCGCATCAACCAGCAGGGGATTCGCTTCGCCCCGCTGACGGCGCTCGACCACGACCTGGACGGGATCCACGACATCGCCGACTGCGCTCCCACAGACCCGCTGAACGGGCCGCCCGGACCGGTCGCCGGTCTCGATTTCACCGACTCGCGCGCCTTCACCTTTTCGCCCGCACCCGGTGCGCGGTTCCACAACACCTACCGCGGCACCATCACGGCCCCCCTGGGCACGCGTCCCCCCGGCAGCGTCTTCGATCACGCCTGTCTCGAAAGCGACGACTCGGAGGGAAACGGCGACCTGGTCTCCAGCGACGCGTCGAATCCGCCCGCCAGGACCGCCTTCTACTACCTGGCGGGGGGCGAAGGATGCGGCGACGGTCCGCTCGACTCCGACCCGGCGCATCCGATCCCGATCCTGGTCGCCTGTCCGACTCCTCCCTAGCCTCGAACCGTCCGGGCATTTCCCTTGACCGTGCGCGCGCGGCGGGCCTACGATGATGCGCCGCTATGAACTGTCCCCGTTGCGGATGGCCCAATCCGGAGACAGCGGGGCAGTGTTCTGCCTGCGCGTCGACACTCTCGCCTG
The nucleotide sequence above comes from Candidatus Dormiibacterota bacterium. Encoded proteins:
- a CDS encoding DNA-3-methyladenine glycosylase 2 family protein, whose product is MTRKRPPGLDTRAAVRVLARADPPLARLIRRVGPCRLELDAIQSPFASLAEAIVYQQLTGRAAATIHGRFVALFRPRRFPSPDDVLGQTDEALRGAGLSRAKVAALKDLAARTKDGTVPPLRELRRMHEDEIVDRLTRVRGVGRWTVEMLLIFRLGRPDVLPAADYGIRKGFRLAFGTRALPTPRQVLRRGERWRPHRTVASWYLWRALEPRAPVDGA
- a CDS encoding HD domain-containing phosphohydrolase encodes the protein MQGARILVVDDQEANRQIVRDVLEPLGYRITEAADGEEALEAVAREAPDLILCDVVMPRRDGYAVCQALKEDPKTRLVPIVMLTSLDQLPDKVKAVELGADDYLTKPFNVVELTTRVRSLLSLKHFTDEFEHASRVLESIALVVESRDRYTGDHCRRLGRYGTLVGRAMNVPDGDLKSLYLAGIFHDLGKIAVSDAVLNKPGPLTPEELVTMRSHPVVGSDLCRSMRTMEKVVPLIRHHHERLDGSGYPDGLQGKEIPLVVRILSVVDVYDALATRRPYRDALPHSKCMEIMREEVRRGWWDPDVLETLDRCLRSS
- a CDS encoding response regulator transcription factor, whose protein sequence is MISIVLADDHKVVREGLRLLLQGNPDFSVVGEESDGLRVVDLVDRLRPDVLVADLMMPGLGGLEVTRRVTKRTPGTRVVILSMHDDSAYVWEGLNNGASAYVLKDAGADCLTQAVREAAAGRRYISPPLREADLQDYERIRGDAPRDPYDRLTDREREVLHLTAEGLTGPQIAASLGISPRTAETHRANILKKLQLRGKTDLVHFALGRGLVRPNARHAGRPQAGVPPAKMS
- a CDS encoding DUF4215 domain-containing protein, with the translated sequence MKPTPARTRLRRAFPAILLAVSALATGVAGHAGGPAPAASRAESGAARLLRLRARMRAKIVRKGGRSRPDRADGMAGPVAPLPFSPEVQASHGVAGTQSETTVAAFGSHVVVGFNQVNGNRGSGVAYSTDGGQTFTDSGGLPVGGALPKELLGDPSVTVCGDGTFYYSSIYFPNATDSALAVNVGTFSGATLAWTNPRVAITSTNDFLDKPWLTCDRATNTLYLVYTRFVNGNINLSGPLQIEILKSVDGASTWTAPLILEASPTESVQIAYLAIGPGSEVYVLWERGLDDITAAVTQLELRRSFNFAVSFDPTVIVRVMTPSFFPANVGYNREDVIEEGTVAADTSTAATRGNLYVIWVERESPSMPSRDVFLSRSTDRGTIWSAPVRLNDDTPGNDQVMPWVSVSSAGAVEAFWYDHRNWAGMHTVDVYAARSLDGGHTFGPNFRVTTSPSSWFAPATFTPNFGDYIQCASEGNAFYPSWADARNNDIDVFVDHVATDTCGNGVPDPFEQCDDGNLLDGDSCSGACAATPCGNGTLEGSEQCDDGNLKSGDGCSETCRREVCGDGIVQPGNKEECDDGNLTSLDGCSSTCLIEIDRMAFIADERSRLALISTTSGRTIQIGDPGFHEIGDLAFSSAGRLFGATQHNVNLSIGYNGVLFDMAPLGLPGRGSLIGATGQAAITAIDFHPATGALYGIGVDDAGASRLLTLDPTTGAVVSIIGDLGLVAARALAFDDAGTLFVSGQTTTVAPQSLFTVDPATAAKTLVGGPIFSNVALSGMDFSPGGTLYGIALRGTGADGGLLSINRNTGTGTLLFTTGRINQQGIRFAPLTALDHDLDGIHDIADCAPTDPLNGPPGPVAGLDFTDSRAFTFSPAPGARFHNTYRGTITAPLGTRPPGSVFDHACLESDDSEGNGDLVSSDASNPPARTAFYYLAGGEGCGDGPLDSDPAHPIPILVACPTPP
- a CDS encoding lipase maturation factor family protein, coding for MSDRGRVVVLFRAGLGLVFLAAFLSLAVQLRDLVGTRGLLPWVEFLARLGSTHAGLLDRLLAFPTLFLFIHGDAAFLIVPLLGALISILLVLGIGGRAVPFVLWFLYLSCITAGRDFFYYQWDNLLMETSLLAILLPGQGTLLDLARGRPLPEPQPIAIFLVKWLLFRLLFESGLAKIEAGKDTWLNLTAMTYYYETAPLPSWGGWLVQQFPLWFHQLSVFFTFFVEMPLAVLIFLPRRFRLLFFAIHLPFQLSIGLTSNYGFFNLLSIVLSLSCLEDRDLDAAFGLADRLLRPRRPGAAEAQTAVAESAAPPAGVRRGILLARVPGWALALLLVPASTVEALGYFAPSMVQGQGLARLRGLYLPFRSINVYHLFPGILRERIVAEIEGTSDGAEWRPYHLRYAPGDPRDPPPTTFLHNPRFPFHYSFWTLGRGRRDEEYIGNLARRLCCDPGALAPLFKDDPFPATGPRALRIVYYRYRFGRRADLALGNYWLREQVGGPTRPYTCSCAPP
- a CDS encoding DUF1207 domain-containing protein, giving the protein MRLRSFLPGLTISLLVMFLPVRAAVQEEPADDVFLRGYIVSYLEQVLHLRRDRLLVAVENGVVTLSGTVTTPEEIDRIVDAVIAFQGVRRVVNRLEVEDTRDRRRFKSWIEWLRPPPGRATVRFPAGDLFTPPLADQKQPRFHMTWQRWRTGSGRFDIASVGFGENFGLLRWPRGHPGDGWQLGISGAVFAIFNLDTPSMDLLNADYYVGFPLSYRSGPWSARLRLFHQSSHLGDEFLLQTQDTQPVPPAPRINLSYEAVEVLGSYERAGARAYFGGTRIVTIDPSDVGRSRLQAGAEYRGNPVHWHTSRLVAGLDVEAWSETGWDRDWSAKAGLLFRSPYGDARSTQLLLEYYNGHAPHGQFFQVDVRYYGIGIAYAF
- a CDS encoding MBL fold metallo-hydrolase; protein product: MLALTPGPILAHTGSVPATTTPPQEKKGPEFKLEKLSDRAYCLYGRGGNVGFLVTDAGIVVVDDQYEEVAQGVVDQIRSVSERPIRYLVNTHYHGDHTGGNPVFVKFAEIIAHDTVRPRLLEYPETVKKTFPDKVRRIQEEIDRIKDATDPYRIALDKDLGLLNFLLKDALDYDPAKAAPPGLTYDGSVRLWLGGQEVDVLHVAPGHTDGDSMVYFAGQKVLHMGDLFFNGMYPFIDVWAGGSALGYVKNIDRILSIVPADTRVIPGHGPATDVATLKRFRDFMSDLIAAVEKAAKGGKSKPEAVRTITMDQYPEIKPQSRTLGNEISVIYDEIAPAR